DNA from Candidatus Epulonipiscium sp.:
TGTTTGGAAGTTATCGAGTAATTTTTGTGTACCAAAAGATACCTTACCAATAGGTACATGAATAATATTGGTTTTATCTAAACGGTATTCGATTTTACCGGCTTTTATATCTTGAATTGCTTTTGCAACGTCAGGGGTAACTGTTCCTGCTTTAGGGTTCGGCATTAAACCCTTTGGCCCTAAAACCCGTCCAAGACGTCCAACAACAGCCATCATATCCGGTGTTGCTACTACAACATCAAAATCTAACCATCCATCATTTTGGATTTTAGGGATAAGTTCTTCTCCCCCAACAAAATCTGCCCCTGCATCTTCTGCTTCTTTTACCTTGTCACCCTTCGCAAATACAAGAACTCTCACTTTTTTACCAGTTCCATGGGGAAGAACAACTGCACCACGAACCTGTTGGTCTGCGTGTCTTGAGTCAACGCCCAATCTAATATGTGCTTCTACTGTTTCGTCAAATTTTGCTACACTTGTTTTTTGAATCAAATCCATAGCTTCTTGCGGATTGTAAAGAGTAGTACGATCTACTAATTTTGCAGCTTCTATATATTTTTTACCTCTTTTCATTTCATTACCTCCTTGTGGTATTATCGGGGACAAATACCCTCCCACTTTAAACCATACTCTTTAATTAGTCTTGTACAACTATTCCCATGCTTCTTGCTGTTCCAGAAACCATACTAATAGCAGCTTCTACAGTTGCAGCATTAAGATCGGACATTTTAAGTTCAGCAATCTTTCTAACTTCTTCTTTAGAAATTGTTGCAACTTTATCTTTGTTAGGCACTCCAGAACCAGAGTCAATTTTACATGCTTTTTTAAGTAATACTGCTGCCGGTGGAGTCTTTGTGATAAATGTAAAGCTTCTATCTTGATAAACAGTTATAACAACAGGAATAACAAGTCCTGCTTGTTGTGCTGTTCTTTCATTGAACTCTTTACAAAATCCCATAATATTTACACCATGTTGACCTAAAGCAGGTCCAACCGGTGGTGCCGGTGTTGCCTTTCCTGCAGGAATCTGCAATTTAATCATTCCAGTAACTTTCTTCGCCATTTAAGCGCACCTCCTAATAATGTGGTATTCGCGGGAACTTCCCTCCCACTGGTCATGCCTTTTACCTTTGTTACATTTTTTGAATCTGAGCAAAATCCAATTCAACTGGAGTTTCCCGTCCAAACATAGATAATTTCACGATTGCCGTTCTTTTACTAGCATGAA
Protein-coding regions in this window:
- the rplA gene encoding 50S ribosomal protein L1; translation: MKRGKKYIEAAKLVDRTTLYNPQEAMDLIQKTSVAKFDETVEAHIRLGVDSRHADQQVRGAVVLPHGTGKKVRVLVFAKGDKVKEAEDAGADFVGGEELIPKIQNDGWLDFDVVVATPDMMAVVGRLGRVLGPKGLMPNPKAGTVTPDVAKAIQDIKAGKIEYRLDKTNIIHVPIGKVSFGTQKLLDNFQTLMNAVIKAKPAAAKGQYLRSISISSTMGPGIKISSSKLGE
- the rplK gene encoding 50S ribosomal protein L11 produces the protein MAKKVTGMIKLQIPAGKATPAPPVGPALGQHGVNIMGFCKEFNERTAQQAGLVIPVVITVYQDRSFTFITKTPPAAVLLKKACKIDSGSGVPNKDKVATISKEEVRKIAELKMSDLNAATVEAAISMVSGTARSMGIVVQD